Proteins encoded by one window of Paraburkholderia sprentiae WSM5005:
- a CDS encoding ExbD/TolR family protein, translating into MKFRRSRAAKRGRIEIIPMIDVMFFLLATFMLASLAMQRLDAVKVNLPSGRAQQMSADGPPTVSIDRSNAVFVNREAVRPDQVEPAVRRALRPDHDVIIAADDAAGHGVVVQAMLAARRAGAEHFLVAVHRE; encoded by the coding sequence GTGAAGTTTCGTCGCTCTCGCGCTGCGAAGCGCGGTCGCATCGAAATCATTCCGATGATCGACGTCATGTTCTTTCTGCTGGCGACTTTCATGCTGGCGTCGCTCGCCATGCAACGACTTGACGCCGTAAAGGTGAACCTGCCGTCGGGTCGCGCGCAGCAAATGTCTGCGGATGGACCACCGACTGTGAGTATTGATCGGAGCAACGCGGTTTTTGTCAACCGCGAGGCTGTTCGTCCCGATCAGGTAGAGCCGGCCGTCAGGCGCGCGCTGCGCCCGGACCATGACGTCATCATAGCCGCCGACGATGCAGCGGGACATGGCGTTGTCGTACAGGCGATGCTGGCGGCCCGTCGTGCGGGAGCAGAACACTTTCTCGTTGCAGTTCATCGTGAATAG